A stretch of Mucilaginibacter terrae DNA encodes these proteins:
- a CDS encoding carboxypeptidase-like regulatory domain-containing protein, whose protein sequence is MKYLYSLFIFMLPLIASAQTLVTGKVTNERNEPLQAITVTEKGTGVVRFTDEKGLFTIPLHTGSIIRLTGVGVEPVDVPYTGKNGLVIVLRQSRSQLDEVQVIAYGTNTQRFNTGSVTAK, encoded by the coding sequence ATGAAATATTTGTATTCGCTCTTCATTTTCATGCTTCCTTTGATCGCATCCGCGCAGACCCTGGTCACAGGGAAAGTTACCAATGAACGCAACGAGCCCCTCCAGGCGATAACGGTTACGGAAAAAGGCACGGGCGTCGTCCGCTTTACCGATGAAAAAGGCCTGTTCACGATTCCCCTGCATACGGGGTCGATCATTCGCCTGACCGGTGTTGGCGTTGAACCGGTCGATGTTCCTTATACCGGCAAAAACGGGCTCGTCATCGTTCTACGCCAGAGCCGGAGCCAGCTCGACGAAGTGCAGGTCATTGCCTATGGTACCAATACCCAGCGGTTCAACACCGGTTCGGTCACCGCAAAGTAA